From a region of the Malania oleifera isolate guangnan ecotype guangnan chromosome 12, ASM2987363v1, whole genome shotgun sequence genome:
- the LOC131143843 gene encoding probable protein S-acyltransferase 4, translated as MSQNVYPNSRFSSNSRVLSKPNKKLYHVWKGNNKFCCGGRVVFGADAASLYLTTLLIGGPATTFSVKMVLNIRENDLFGYPVLIIELILTVLVFIFLFLTSGRDPGIIPRNSTPSESDEAFYKTSSSMEWVSARTPNLKLPRTKDVTVNGHTVKVKYCETCSLYRPPRGSHCSICNNCVQRFDHHCPWVGQCIGVRNYGFFILFISLTTCLCIYIFVFSWINILQKPGSIWGIMSRDIPSVILIAYCFIAVWFVGGLTVFHFYLICTNQTTYENFRYRYDKKVNPYNKGVLRNLREFFGSKIPPSAVNFQECVIEDDDPVMKSFIPDLGGGIMGSKQNIDREMGSKLHKDGDVALPSILQNLDYSGIVDELKTKGVGEEIVFDPFL; from the exons AAATTTTGCTGTGGTGGGAGGGTGGTCTTTGGCGCAGATGCGGCGTCACTATATTTAACTACATTACTCATAGGGGGTCCAGCAACAACTTTCAGTGTTAAAATGGTTTTAAACATCAGAGAAAATGATCTGTTTGGCTATCCTGTACTTATCATAGAACTGATCCTCACTGTTCTG GTTTTCATTTTCCTCTTCTTGACATCTGGTAGAGATCCAGGAATAATCCCAAGGAACTCAACaccatctgaatcagatgaagcaTTCTATAAAACTTCCTCATCAATGGAATGGGTCAGTGCGAGAACACCAAATTTGAAATTGCCCCGAACAAAGGATGTTACAGTCAATGGACACACAGTTAAAGTAAAGTACTGTGAAACTTGTTCTCTGTATCGTCCACCACGTGGTTCTCATTGCTCGATCTGCAACAACTGTGTGCAGAGGTTTGATCACCACTGCCCATGGGTGGGTCAGTGTATTGGAGTG CgtaactatgggtttttcatctTGTTTATATCCTTGACAACCTGCCTGTGCATATATATCTTTGTCTTTTCTTGGATCAACATCCTTCAGAAACCAGGAAGCATATGGGGTATCATGTCACGGGATATTCCTTCTGTTATTCTAATAGCATACTGCTTTATAGCAGTCTGGTTTGTTGGGGGGCTCACGGTTTTCCATTTTTATCTGATCTGCACAAACCAG ACAACTTATGAGAACTTTCGATACCGCTACGACAAGAAAGTAAACCCCTACAATAAGGGGGTGCTGCGTAATCTTAGGGAATTCTTTGGCTCTAAAATACCACCTTCAGCAGTGAATTTCCAAGAATGTGTGATTGAAGATGATGATCCAGTCATGAAATCTTTTATTCCAGATCTTGGTGGGGGCATTATGGGCTCAAAACAGAATATTGACAGAGAAATGGGAAGCAAGCTTCATAAGGATGGTGATGTGGCACTTCCAAGTATATTGCAGAATCTGGATTATAGTGGCATTGTTGATGAATTGAAGACGAAGGGGGTTGGCGAGGAGATTGTATTTGATCCCTTTTTGTAG